One Cyanobium sp. Tous-M-B4 DNA segment encodes these proteins:
- a CDS encoding cysteine dioxygenase family protein, whose product MSDSAQLLELIASAGVSAVELEPWADYNHSPRDSYGRRLVWYGGHFEVMVMTWLPGDFSAIHDHGYAQWGAVQCFGIAEHHSYNLKGRRLQYEASLPYTPGQIRLVNRGLIHQMGNSGIESFLSLHVYGADICREAITGSARVFAVNEGCIQFTNGGVFFGLPDREILRCQPGLTADPDILHRQQQLRTWRAAQALANVC is encoded by the coding sequence GTGAGTGATTCAGCGCAATTGTTAGAGCTGATTGCAAGCGCAGGCGTAAGCGCTGTTGAGCTTGAGCCCTGGGCTGATTACAACCACTCACCTCGGGATAGCTACGGCCGTCGGCTGGTCTGGTATGGCGGGCATTTTGAGGTGATGGTGATGACGTGGCTACCGGGAGACTTCAGCGCTATTCACGATCATGGATACGCTCAGTGGGGAGCTGTGCAGTGTTTTGGTATCGCAGAGCATCACAGCTATAACCTGAAAGGGCGACGCCTCCAGTATGAAGCATCTCTCCCTTACACCCCAGGGCAAATCAGGTTGGTGAATCGAGGTCTCATTCATCAAATGGGAAATTCTGGAATTGAGAGTTTTCTGAGCCTCCACGTCTACGGCGCCGATATTTGCCGAGAAGCGATCACGGGCAGCGCACGCGTCTTTGCTGTGAATGAGGGTTGCATTCAGTTCACCAATGGCGGCGTTTTCTTTGGGCTCCCTGATCGCGAGATTCTGCGCTGCCAGCCTGGGTTAACGGCTGACCCCGATATTTTGCACCGGCAGCAGCAGCTCAGAACATGGCGTGCTGCCCAGGCCTTGGCAAATGTCTGCTGA
- a CDS encoding GNAT family N-acetyltransferase: protein MGQSPFTPFIPEEIDAVFCRSLKPFAQGYLEVLQELEPQLRFLNRPSSKIQQLKPHFLSELAGDFMPPHLVSNDPTQIEAFLQTHGEVVAKQGNSTQAQGVFRLKKQGKLYAFEHAYGQRSEQSSLRSLLDELQGGTDAPLQFMRFLPRTSEGDKRVVVLDGQILGAYVRRSAAGHWVNNVAAGGRCTAAPVNDQEREAIESTWPAYASLGLRVLGYDFLQDDSGTWRVSEINVGNVGGFASLQLMGSAPALNQLLDWIKYFALASAPIEIRAAQPRDDAAIAAIYQWAIDQGGITMDDRRFPPEAVAMKRQEMGARSSLLVATCLGEVIGWADLKPYSPRVGYSRCAETSVYVHPAVQGQGVGGSLQHQLIEVAQGYGYAHLVAKVVAGNGHSIRFHERWGYERVGTQQRIGYLHGRWYDVTILQRILNTEAEQDHGL, encoded by the coding sequence TTGGGACAATCGCCCTTCACCCCCTTCATCCCCGAAGAGATTGATGCTGTCTTCTGCCGGAGCCTGAAGCCATTCGCTCAGGGGTATTTGGAGGTGCTGCAGGAGCTGGAGCCGCAGCTGCGTTTCCTGAATCGACCTTCCAGCAAGATTCAACAGCTCAAACCGCATTTCCTTTCGGAATTAGCGGGTGACTTCATGCCACCACACCTGGTCAGCAACGATCCAACACAGATCGAGGCTTTTTTGCAAACCCATGGAGAGGTTGTCGCCAAGCAAGGCAACAGTACCCAGGCCCAAGGGGTGTTTCGCCTAAAGAAACAGGGCAAGCTATACGCCTTTGAACATGCCTATGGACAACGCTCAGAGCAGAGCTCGTTAAGGTCGCTGCTTGATGAGCTGCAGGGCGGGACGGATGCACCCCTGCAGTTCATGCGCTTCCTGCCACGCACCAGCGAGGGGGATAAGCGGGTGGTTGTGCTGGATGGACAGATCTTGGGGGCCTATGTGCGGCGATCGGCGGCCGGGCATTGGGTGAACAATGTGGCCGCCGGCGGCCGGTGTACGGCGGCTCCTGTGAATGATCAAGAGCGAGAGGCGATTGAATCCACTTGGCCTGCTTATGCCTCCCTGGGATTAAGAGTCCTCGGCTACGACTTTTTGCAAGACGACTCCGGTACCTGGCGGGTCAGCGAAATCAACGTTGGCAATGTGGGTGGATTTGCAAGCTTGCAGCTGATGGGCAGTGCTCCCGCGCTCAATCAGTTGCTTGACTGGATCAAATACTTTGCCCTGGCGTCCGCTCCCATCGAGATTCGAGCAGCCCAGCCCAGAGACGACGCTGCCATTGCTGCGATCTACCAATGGGCCATCGATCAAGGAGGGATCACCATGGATGACCGCCGCTTCCCGCCGGAAGCCGTCGCAATGAAGCGCCAGGAGATGGGTGCTCGGAGCAGTCTGTTGGTGGCGACGTGCCTGGGGGAAGTGATTGGCTGGGCAGATCTCAAGCCCTACTCCCCGCGGGTTGGCTACAGCCGCTGCGCGGAAACATCGGTCTATGTGCACCCGGCAGTGCAGGGCCAGGGGGTGGGGGGTAGCCTGCAGCACCAATTGATCGAAGTAGCCCAGGGGTACGGCTACGCTCATTTGGTCGCCAAGGTCGTGGCTGGGAATGGTCACAGCATTCGCTTCCATGAGCGGTGGGGGTATGAGCGTGTGGGCACACAGCAACGCATCGGCTACCTGCATGGCCGCTGGTATGACGTGACGATCCTGCAGCGCATTCTCAATACCGAAGCTGAGCAGGACCATGGGCTCTGA